In Gammaproteobacteria bacterium, the DNA window GCAGCGTACTGAAGTGAGCGCCATCGGCGAGAATCACCTGGATGGGATAATTTTTAATTTTACCTTGCTCACGGCCATGCCCGGATGCTTGCAATGCAGCGGCGAACTTTTCGGCTATTCTCCGGTCGTTCCGGTAAAGCAGCGCCAGTAGCAGTCGGCCCTGAGCATCGATTTTTTGTCCCAAGTCCTCATCCGCTGCCAGCAGGGCGCGAAACAACCGCAACCCGATCTGCGCGCGCTGTTCCTGCGGATCGCCCAACGCGCCATACGAAGCGCTTAGAAGACTCAACAGGATTCCCAACAAGAGCGCTAAACGCCTGGACCCGGAGTAACCGGACATTGCAGGTCGATTACCCTGATGATTGACGGTCGGCATTAAAAATCATAAGAAATCTGCCCCCAGACGAGGCTATCAGGAAAATCACTGCTTTCCACGCGACCCGGTTCGCTCACCAGGAACTGCTGATCGACTTGCAACAGATTATGCACTCCAAACCGCAGGGTCAGTCCTTGGGTCCAGACATCGAACAGGCTTAGAGTCAGCGCAACGCGATGCTCAGGGTCAGTATCGATGCTCGAGGCATGACGCGCGCCCACATAATTCCAATGGGCAGCCAGCAACATGTATTCGTAAGGGCGGTAAAACAGCGCCAGATTGCCCAGCCAATCCGCAGTGCTAGGGTCTGTCCCAATCGTTTCTCCACCCAACAGGTAGGGATGAAGACCGGACCGGCTGTCGGCATACGAGAGATTGAACCAGGACTTAAGTCGGGGGGACCATTGCTGTTCCCATTCGAATTCCACACCGGTTGTTTCTGAAGTGCCGGTGTTAATAAAAATAGGAGCAGATGGTGGAGGATTTATGCGGTTGATATTATTTTTTATTTTTGAATAAAACAGGGTCAACCGCAAGGTCCGTTCAGGCTGTCGGTGGATATAGCTTAATTCCGAGGTATGGATATTCTCGGGCTCAAGACCCGTTTGGTAGGTCGGTATAACAAGCTCCCAGAAAGTCGGGGCGCGATAGCCGCCCGCATACTGGGCTTTCACAATATGCCCCTCAGAAACTTGCCATACAACGGCCAAACGCGGATTCCAAAGATTCTGTTCCAAATCGTCGCGTCGATCAAAGCGCAGACCTGCCGTGAGCGCGAGTTGATCAGAGGCTTCGTATTGATCTTGAAGGCTAATTCCATAATAACGACGTTTGATATCGTATATGAATCCATTGTTAGGGCGGACATTGAAAGGGAGAGCTCTGCGGGCCTCCTCTGTGTGATCGTCCGTGTACGACAACTGCGACAACCACTGATGACGTTCCATCCCTTGCCACGCAAGTTCCGCTTGGCCTTCCCAGGCATATCCTAGAAAGCGCTGAATGCCTTCTTCGAAATC includes these proteins:
- a CDS encoding TonB-dependent receptor — protein: MGNQPKFWLTSAGMFLLVIGTFALRAEEALVNLAANSDSQDEAWLGEFMQVLDESTEIATKSRLNVDYVPGMVTVLQGRELETLGMRTVWEALALIPGVMLLQNKQGELFVGVRGFTSPFNSGNIKVLLNSSPMSRESSGLTSQALSLPIEQVDRIEFIRGPNALLYGDFAYYGVLNILTRQKTSQVATRVDEHGATTVNGLYADQSEDGATRLSLNVAGLTGSSVEAPIGIDAENDQQSAILKFAHRGFELTAQAINEDYAIDQGVSRDQHTETIIARQSFDLASDAQLSLSLSYLNNDFEEGIQRFLGYAWEGQAELAWQGMERHQWLSQLSYTDDHTEEARRALPFNVRPNNGFIYDIKRRYYGISLQDQYEASDQLALTAGLRFDRRDDLEQNLWNPRLAVVWQVSEGHIVKAQYAGGYRAPTFWELVIPTYQTGLEPENIHTSELSYIHRQPERTLRLTLFYSKIKNNINRINPPPSAPIFINTGTSETTGVEFEWEQQWSPRLKSWFNLSYADSRSGLHPYLLGGETIGTDPSTADWLGNLALFYRPYEYMLLAAHWNYVGARHASSIDTDPEHRVALTLSLFDVWTQGLTLRFGVHNLLQVDQQFLVSEPGRVESSDFPDSLVWGQISYDF